AAGGCTTTCATACTTAGCAGCTGAAGAGCATCACTACAATCCAATCCCTTAACCTCATATATTTTTTCAGCACTGCTAAGGACTTGTTTGTCTCTGCTTATTAAAATGATTCTACTTCCCAACCCAAAACAATCATCATCATTAACAGCTAAAGCTTCTAGTTGTACAGGATCATCAACATCATCAAGAACAGCAAGAACTTTCTTTCTCTTAAGTGAATCCTTGGCAAAAGTGGGTAGCACTTGGAGCATTTCTATTGTAATTTCAATCCCTAGGAGTTCAGAAAAAAAGATTTTTCTTAAATCAACTAGCCCAAGTTTTTCTGATTTTGCCCTAACATTGCGAAGAAAACAAATACGATAAAATTGATTATACATTTGACTAACTAGAACTTCAGCTATGGTGGTCTTTCCAATACCACCCACTCCCCAAATTCCTATTACCCGAACATTTGTTGGGTCAATCCCTAAAAATGATTTGATTTTTTCAACGTGTAAATCAATCCCAACTAAGCCAGTAGAAGCAGTAAACGAGATGGGATACAATATCTTCAGAATGTGATCAGCGACTTCTTCACTCAATTCGGATTCAAGCCTAAAGCAATAAAATGAATAGACGATGTAACTAGTCCgtgataataaataaaagaacAGAGAAAGAGCATAATTTTAACAACTTAATATATAGCATTCgagttatatatcagtgagatttgacatcataaatttcattcccCAAACAGATCTTGTTCTATTTTTCCTGATTTTTCTGTCCTAGTGAGGGATTAGAAAGATCCAAGAATTGGGGGATGCATATAAACTTAGGAATCATATCTTTTCTATAATAAGTGCATAGATATAAATCGAAAAAGTTAGTTCTTCCCAGAAATTGAGTAaagatttttattatcattttggtCAGTTCTTGGCTGGAAAGTTTAACGGTTGAGCAATTagtttatatatatgtatatatattatgcAGAACCAGAGCTGAAAAGAGTTACCTATAGTTATTGGAATCCCATCCAGATAGATTGGCTGCTTCCCTTAAAGCACTACTCCACCTCTCCACCCTGTCTATGCTCTCCTTGAATCGTTCTTTAAGTTTCGCAAATGCTTCTCCGAAATTTCCAGTCTGATTTCTAACATCAGATGGGTTTACATGATAGAAAATGTGTACA
This is a stretch of genomic DNA from Hevea brasiliensis isolate MT/VB/25A 57/8 chromosome 12, ASM3005281v1, whole genome shotgun sequence. It encodes these proteins:
- the LOC131171074 gene encoding disease resistance protein RPV1-like gives rise to the protein MASSSSSFSPSKLSYDVFLSFRENYASSRWCLDELLKILECMKAMGRLVVHIFYHVNPSDVRNQTGNFGEAFAKLKERFKESIDRVERWSSALREAANLSGWDSNNYR